A stretch of the Lactuca sativa cultivar Salinas chromosome 9, Lsat_Salinas_v11, whole genome shotgun sequence genome encodes the following:
- the LOC111903190 gene encoding subtilisin-like protease SBT1.7: MAQSIDLRFVSFICTFIFISTKSSSSLDDYRAYIVHMDKSMMPSPFTSHHNWYTSVLSSLSDEAPTMHLYTYSHVMDGFSAVLTKSQLAQLEKMPGHLATFEEKLGQLHTTHTPKFLGLKKHAGLWPVSGFGEDMVIGILDTGIWPESESFHDKGMSEVPSRWRGTCETENFCNRKIIGARSFSQGMKRRRENISSTDDYDSPRDYEGHGTHTSSTATGSRVQFADYFGYAKGTATGIAPKARLAMYKVLFLNASYDAAESDTLAGMDQAIEDGVDLMSLSLGFIETPFFQNPIAIGAFAAMEKGIFVSCSAGNAGPHHYTILNGAPWITTIGAGTIDRDFAAYVTTGNQKYGTLVGKSVSPLNLLVERVSIYFGHGNRSKETCDYDSIDPKDVKGKYIFCESDGISFDEFKTYGALGVIFSSDFGNFLRPRDFDFPYVLLEPKTGDLLKRYIINTANATVSVKYCETLLGVKPSPQVAYFSSRGPDLRSPWILKPDLLAPGVDILAAWAPNRESAPIGDDYLLSDYKLESGTSMASPHVVGIAALLKSVHRDWSPAAIRSAMMTTAYILDNNKSVIMDMTSGLQGTPLDYGAGHVNPNKAMDPGLIYDIQPEDYINYLCALNYTRNEIRVISRRSEVSCENATLDLNYPSFMLILNNTNTTTVTFQRVLTNVGKSRSTYRAMVETPPSGMIVVVKPATIVFEERYSTAKFEITVDVDITHAPPTYAGYYGNSGYLSWQEVNGTHVVRSPIVSATASGKPFQI; the protein is encoded by the coding sequence ATGGCACAATCTATAGATCTTCGATTTGTCTCTTTCATCTGCACGTTCATATTCATATCAACGAAGTCATCATCTTCATTAGATGATTATCGAGCTTACATTGTTCACATGGACAAGTCTATGATGCCATCACCCTTCACTAGTCACCATAACTGGTACACTTCCGTACTTTCATCCCTTTCAGATGAAGCTCCAACGATGCATCTATACACATATAGCCATGTCATGGATGGGTTCAGTGCAGTCCTCACCAAGTCTCAACTCGCGCAACTTGAAAAGATGCCTGGTCATCTTGCAACGTTTGAGGAGAAACTTGGACAGCTTCACACAACACACACGCCTAAGTTTTTGGGACTAAAGAAACATGCTGGACTATGGCCGGTTTCTGGGTTCGGTGAAGATATGGTTATTGGCATACTTGACACCGGAATTTGGCCGGAAAGTGAGAGTTTTCATGACAAAGGCATGTCGGAGGTACCATCTCGTTGGCGTGGAACTTGTGAAACTGAAAATTTCTGTAATAGAAAGATTATTGGTGCACGTTCATTTAGTCAGGGGATGAAGCGTCGAAGAGAGAACATTTCATCAACAGATGATTATGATTCTCCTAGAGATTACGAGGGACATGGAACACACACATCTTCAACCGCAACTGGTAGTCGTGTGCAGTTTGCTGATTATTTCGGATATGCAAAGGGAACAGCCACTGGAATAGCACCAAAAGCTCGGTTAGCCATGTACAAAGTGTTGTTCTTGAACGCATCGTATGATGCTGCAGAAAGTGACACACTGGCTGGAATGGATCAAGCAATAGAAGATGGTGTGGATCTAATGTCGTTGTCGTTAGGGTTCATTGAGACACCATTTTTCCAGAACCCTATTGCAATTGGAGCATTTGCAGCTATGGAAAAAGGGATCTTTGTATCTTGTTCAGCTGGTAATGCTGGCCCTCATCATTACACGATATTGAATGGAGCTCCGTGGATCACCACTATTGGTGCAGGAACAATAGATCGTGATTTCGCTGCATATGTGACAACAGGTAATCAGAAATATGGAACCCTAGTAGGAAAGTCGGTTTCTCCATTAAATCTTTTGGTAGAGAGAGTTTCTATCTACTTTGGACATGGGAACAGAAGCAAAGAAACTTGTGATTATGATTCTATTGATCCCAAAGATGTTAAAGGCAAGTACATTTTCTGTGAATCTGATGGAATATCATTCGATGAATTTAAAACCTATGGAGCGCTCGGAGTTATCTTTAGTTCAGATTTTGGAAACTTTCTCCGGCCACGAGACTTCGATTTTCCCTACGTTTTATTGGAGCCGAAAACCGGAGACTTACTAAAGAGGTACATAATTAACACAGCTAACGCAACTGTTAGCGTTAAATACTGTGAAACTTTGTTGGGTGTAAAGCCATCTCCTCAGGTTGCATACTTCTCATCAAGAGGACCCGACCTGAGATCTCCATGGATACTGAAACCCGATCTCCTAGCTCCTGGAGTTGATATCTTGGCTGCATGGGCTCCGAATAGAGAAAGTGCACCAATTGGAGATGATTACCTGCTCAGTGATTATAAGCTTGAATCTGGCACATCCATGGCTTCTCCTCATGTAGTAGGCATAGCTGCGTTACTAAAATCAGTCCATCGTGACTGGAGCCCTGCTGCAATCCGATCTGCGATGATGACAACTGCCTATATTCTCGATAATAACAAAAGCGTAATCATGGACATGACAAGTGGATTACAAGGTACCCCTTTAGATTATGGTGCTGGACATGTTAACCCAAACAAAGCTATGGATCCTGGCCTGATTTACGACATACAGCCAGAAGACTACATCAACTATCTCTGTGCACTGAACTACACAAGAAATGAAATCCGAGTAATTTCAAGGAGATCGGAGGTTAGTTGTGAGAATGCAACCCTTGATCTTAATTACCCTTCGTTCATGCTCATCTTAAACAATACCAACACCACCACGGTAACCTTTCAAAGGGTGTTAACGAATGTGGGGAAATCAAGGTCTACATATCGAGCGATGGTAGAGACTCCTCCTTCGGGTATGATTGTTGTTGTAAAGCCTGCAACGATAGTTTTTGAAGAAAGATACAGTACGGCCAAGTTTGAGATCACTGTTGACGTTGACATAACTCATGCTCCTCCAACGTATGCTGGGTATTATGGGAATTCTGGGTATCTAAGCTGGCAGGAGGTGAATGGAACCCATGTCGTTCGAAGTCCCATCGTATCTGCCACTGCATCTGGCAAGCCATTTCAAATCTAG